The window AAACTGAGGTGATAGAGAAGGTGAATGTGGTGCTAGCATACGAACTGGTGTCGGCCACCATGGAACAGCAAGAGTGTACAAGCCATCAAATTGGTAAAAAACATTTTCAGCAACCGTCGACCATGTCCCTGTACGGATATTACACTTAATGATTATGTCTTTCTTTCTCCGGATACTTCTGACCAGATACAAAATATCATCATCATCTGGATCGAAACCTAAAATTGTGACCCCCGCATCAAAACTAGAAATCATCTCTTCATTCAGTGTACAAACCCTCCTCTGATCCAGACGCACTCTATAGATTTCTTCAACATCCAAGTCCGCAATATATAAATCATATGTTTCTATATCATACTCGTATAACCGCATACACCCTTTGTACACCCCTAAAGGCGGAAAATAAAAGCCCCTCATTAGACCCTAATGCTATGAAACAACAGTTGTTGTGATCAATAATAACACCACCATTAGTACTGCTGCTCGTACTAGACAAATTAGTATTATTGCTGCGGTTGATTGTGAACGGATTAATTCCAATGAGAAAATCCTGCTCATCACCATCTGTACTATGACCACCCCAATATAGCATTCCCTTGTTAGCATAGCTTATGGAAGCATTAATGAAATCAAAACAAAAGGCTGTCGTGGACGATACAATTGTCTCTATCCAATCACTGGTCTCAGAAGAGAAGATCTGCACTTTAAATTCATTCAAAAGTGTGTCCCCCTGATCCTCGGGACAAATTAATCTCACCACCCTGTACCTATACTCAGCATTGAGATGGAAGATACTTCCTCCCTGATCATCTGACCTACAGTCATAGTAGGGATGATCGCAGATGAATCCTACAAGCGTGCAAGTGTAGACTTGAGGGGGTGGAGGAAGAGCAACCCATTGTACTGTGGATGGATTGCAGATGAAGTAGTCTCGTTGATGAAACTTACTTGCGCAGCACAGAATTAAGTCATTGTAGCTGCCTTGAATAACTGGTTTTGTTTTCAAACCATGACAGCTCATGAGTCTTTCGAACAATGGAGTTAGCGGCTCAGTTGAAGATGACAATCTACCCAGGAATTCAACTCCACTTCTGTGCAGCAGAGAATGTTTTAACTGGTAAATGCTTATCACTTTTGAGACTCACAAAGCCGCCAATAAAAGAAGGATGGGACATGAGATTGCACCAACGTTTGGAAACACGCTTGCATTGAGTAACAGATTTATAGCAATCAAGTCGATAAAGGATTTCAACTAATGCATCATCAGGGAGATCATTGATACTAGTATTCATGAATTTTGATCTTGGAGACGGTTGATTATAATCTGAGACTGGTAGTGAAGAAGAAAACTGGGATCTCCTTTTAGTATCACAGCTTCCCATGTTACATATGCAGATCAAAGACAGAGAGAGTTCTTCCAAAGAGTCTAAGACTGATCGATGAATATGATCAGAGGGGACAGATCGGTGGTTGTGTTCCCAAAGACAAAGGTAACCTAACCTAGTATTTATGCTTAACAATCCTAGTCCATATAGGTTTAGAAAATCAAGCTCGGGATGCTATATATATATTTGGTTCTGTTTTGTATTGCAAGAAGCTGGAATAGCTCAGTTGGTTAGAGCGTGTGGCTGTTAACCACAAGGTCGGAGGTTCGAACCCTCCTTCTAGCGCTTTTTCTGTTAATTTAGCTAATATATTTTCTGGCACAGATATTTCATTTCAGATAAGGTAATTCTTAAGCCACCACACATCAAATGCTATAAAATCCAACTCAAATCCAATTCATCAGTAGCAGCACAACTATATATCCTACCTGCAACTATATTTTTGTTCTTTCCAAATATCAAAATGGGTACTCTCCAGTTGAGCTCTTGTGGTTCATCATTTTGCTCACCCATCCCTTCCAACCTGATTAGTCACAACATTACCACCTCCCATTCAACTCCCAGCTCACTCACTTTCTCCAGAGGGAAAATCAGAGCTGTTACCACAGTCCCAAATAGTAGTGAACCTGCACAAGCCATTGAACCAGAACAGGAACCCCCTCTGGTTGATTTTGCATTTGTTAGCGTAAGTAGAGTCTTATCATATCGAGTTCATATAGATCATGAGTGGCATTGGTTTGTGCATGATGCCATTATTTACATATGTTATGATACTTTGTGTTTTCCTTTTATAGTCTGTGTTGCTACCTGATCAAACTCCGGATGTGCATCTTCGTCAAGCATGTGGAGGACAGAAGCTTAGGAATATAATGTTGGATGGAAATATTGAATTGTATGGACCATATGTAAGTTTCAATTCCCTAGTTCTTTAGGAATAGCATGTAGCTAGGATGATAATATGGACCAAATACTGACGTATATGTACATGTTCAGGCTAGACCTCTGCTGAATTGTGCTGGAGGAGGAACCTGTGGAACATGTATGGTGGAGGTGATTACTTAATTTACTTTTACAATTTATGATTTGTAATGCATAATTCCAATTCTCTGTTCTTTTAATGGAAGTAGTGAAACAATTCACTTGAGCTGATAAAGTCATCCATTTGTTGCTGCTAGGTTATTAAAGGAAAGGAGCTCTTAACACCTAGGACAGACAAAGAAAAGGAACACCTTCAAAAGGTATGATCTAATCCAAACTAAGTGAATATTGTTACTGATCATTTCATCATAAGTGCATTGCAAATATATACCAGGATTAAGTAATTGAAAACAACGTTAACGATGAGACTCGATCACATGCATACTAAAGCACAAAAATGCTTCCTCTGATTATGTAGAAACA of the Fragaria vesca subsp. vesca linkage group LG6, FraVesHawaii_1.0, whole genome shotgun sequence genome contains:
- the LOC101311105 gene encoding uncharacterized protein LOC101311105 produces the protein MGTLQLSSCGSSFCSPIPSNLISHNITTSHSTPSSLTFSRGKIRAVTTVPNSSEPAQAIEPEQEPPLVDFAFVSSVLLPDQTPDVHLRQACGGQKLRNIMLDGNIELYGPYARPLLNCAGGGTCGTCMVEVIKGKELLTPRTDKEKEHLQKKPKNWRLACQTTVGKPDSRGLVVVQQLPEWKAHEWKYENVLVNPSQSS